The proteins below come from a single Streptococcus porcinus genomic window:
- the secA2 gene encoding accessory Sec system translocase SecA2, translating into MGSLSEKLSINSLRLRAIQKNLNKVNSYQDSMAKLSDSALQAKTQEFKNRLMVGETLDDLLPEAFAAIREADRRVLGMFPYDVQVMGAIALHGGNIAEMRTGEGKTLTATMPLYLNALTGKGVMLVTTNAYLSRRDGTEMGAVYRWMGLTVALGVPESPSEQLSVPEKRAIYGADIVYITHSTLGFDYLIQNLADSVDSQFLRDFYYAIVDEVDSVLLDSAQTPLIISGSPRVQSNYYNVANTFVTTLEEEKDYKFNDERTNVWLTNKGITEAKTFFGLTNLFDAKHTEIVRHIILALKAHHLYKREEEYIVDNDEIALLDAISGRVLEGTKLQAGQHQALETKESVEKTPETRAMASVTYQNLFKLFERLSGMTGTGRVADDEFIATYNMPVITIPTNRPIQRIDYPDMIYMSLPEKILASMTFLKKIHATGQPVLLVTASVEMSEIYSHLLLKEGIAHSVLNAYNTAKEAEMIAEAGQLGHVTVVTAIAGRGTDIKLGKGVAELGGLAVIGTERMPSKRIDLQMRGRSGRQGDPGMSQFFTSLEDPLLIKWGPAWLLDYLRKQLPKTNPDNPKLLKANRYQRILNQAQEASDSHGRQARQSAVEMDESIQVQREMIYNLRNQLIAQEKLESVDLLAILEEVLNTYLDSQGQITEESLSRYVFDNLSYQFSGQEIDYGNHKSIKKALEEIFLKEMENKKAQFHNEEDYINFQRMAILKAIDQAWIEQVDYLQQFRILVASRHSAQRNTVYEFHREALSSFKELEFRVKQSIIRNLALSMLAYNPKGELVAYFA; encoded by the coding sequence TTGGGGAGCTTAAGCGAGAAACTTAGTATTAATAGCTTACGTTTAAGGGCTATTCAAAAAAACTTAAACAAAGTCAATAGCTACCAAGACAGTATGGCTAAACTCAGTGATAGTGCCTTACAGGCTAAAACGCAAGAATTTAAAAACCGTCTGATGGTTGGAGAGACTTTAGATGATTTATTACCTGAGGCTTTTGCTGCAATCAGAGAAGCAGATCGACGTGTCCTAGGGATGTTTCCTTATGATGTTCAAGTAATGGGGGCCATTGCTCTTCACGGTGGGAACATCGCAGAGATGCGAACGGGTGAAGGGAAGACGTTAACGGCAACTATGCCTCTTTACTTAAATGCTCTGACTGGTAAAGGTGTCATGCTTGTGACAACTAATGCTTATCTTTCAAGACGCGATGGAACAGAGATGGGAGCAGTTTATCGTTGGATGGGCTTGACGGTCGCTTTAGGTGTTCCAGAAAGTCCTTCTGAACAATTATCAGTTCCAGAAAAAAGAGCTATTTACGGAGCTGATATCGTCTACATCACCCATTCTACCCTAGGCTTTGACTATTTAATTCAGAATTTAGCAGATTCGGTAGATAGCCAATTTTTACGAGATTTTTATTATGCTATTGTTGACGAAGTAGACTCAGTCCTGCTAGATAGTGCACAGACCCCCTTAATCATTTCTGGCTCTCCACGTGTTCAATCGAACTATTACAATGTTGCTAATACCTTTGTGACAACATTGGAAGAAGAAAAGGATTATAAATTTAACGATGAGCGGACAAATGTTTGGCTAACCAATAAAGGAATCACTGAAGCAAAGACTTTTTTTGGACTTACTAATCTATTTGATGCTAAGCATACCGAAATCGTTAGACATATTATTTTAGCTCTTAAAGCTCATCATCTCTATAAGCGTGAAGAAGAGTATATTGTTGATAATGATGAAATAGCTCTTTTAGATGCTATAAGTGGTCGTGTTTTGGAAGGCACCAAATTACAAGCGGGACAACATCAAGCCCTTGAAACTAAAGAATCTGTTGAAAAAACGCCTGAAACACGAGCGATGGCAAGTGTTACTTATCAGAATCTTTTTAAACTTTTTGAGCGCTTGAGTGGAATGACTGGTACGGGTCGAGTTGCTGATGATGAATTCATTGCAACCTATAACATGCCTGTAATTACTATTCCAACAAACCGTCCGATTCAGCGTATCGATTATCCCGATATGATATATATGAGTCTGCCGGAAAAAATTCTTGCTTCGATGACTTTTTTGAAGAAAATTCATGCTACAGGCCAGCCTGTCTTATTGGTAACAGCAAGTGTAGAAATGTCAGAGATTTACTCCCATTTGCTCTTAAAAGAGGGCATTGCTCATAGTGTTTTAAATGCTTATAATACAGCCAAAGAAGCAGAGATGATTGCCGAAGCAGGACAATTGGGACATGTAACAGTTGTTACGGCTATCGCTGGTCGTGGAACTGATATCAAATTGGGTAAGGGTGTTGCTGAATTAGGGGGATTAGCAGTGATTGGTACTGAAAGAATGCCCTCAAAACGGATTGATTTACAGATGCGAGGACGTTCAGGTCGCCAGGGAGATCCTGGCATGAGCCAATTTTTCACATCACTTGAAGATCCATTGCTTATTAAATGGGGACCAGCTTGGCTTTTAGATTATTTGCGTAAGCAGTTACCTAAAACAAATCCTGATAACCCAAAACTGTTAAAGGCAAACCGTTATCAACGCATCTTAAATCAGGCTCAGGAAGCCAGTGACAGTCATGGCAGACAAGCTAGGCAAAGTGCTGTTGAGATGGATGAAAGCATCCAAGTTCAACGTGAAATGATTTATAACTTACGTAACCAATTGATTGCTCAAGAAAAACTGGAATCGGTGGATCTGTTGGCGATACTAGAAGAAGTGTTAAATACTTATCTGGATAGTCAAGGTCAAATTACGGAAGAAAGTTTAAGTCGTTATGTTTTTGATAATCTATCTTATCAATTCTCAGGGCAAGAGATTGACTATGGAAATCACAAATCAATAAAGAAAGCATTAGAAGAAATCTTTTTGAAAGAAATGGAAAATAAAAAAGCTCAATTTCATAATGAAGAAGACTATATTAATTTCCAGAGAATGGCTATTTTAAAAGCTATTGACCAAGCATGGATTGAACAAGTTGACTATCTCCAACAATTTAGGATACTAGTTGCAAGTCGACATTCAGCACAAAGGAATACAGTCTATGAATTTCACCGGGAAGCTTTATCAAGTTTTAAAGAACTGGAATTCCGAGTTAAACAAAGTATTATCAGAAATCTTGCTTTAAGCATGCTAGCTTATAATCCAAAGGGGGAATTGGTAGCATATTTTGCATAG
- the asp3 gene encoding accessory Sec system protein Asp3: protein MQTQEFEGFLINWGLLHQDTYMYGVDLSYLRDGRISYHQDYLPVGTVIHSWYSQTNFQANRDIPKLPTLKRGLDYCLKLNIETNKGHVPYLRLTFFNRRKEVISYKIIKEDSADFSLPKETFSYQIDLINAGCQDFIFDSILLYKKDSHESLSDPYIVVNALKKDSLAVASELIVFLLENQDGQLMPQSLKHFQRLGNTLVVGVSQLKHLAYLTDKFVDFVARSIYKEAPEFLDKGIQFIGTGPKSDCAAILLEHAFEKGKATCSAYPDFEKALKIDIENLSNDLERVKELLEGENNYKVKHFIKPKQEDDSFALVEGLLRPHRYLAKLSEKN, encoded by the coding sequence ATGCAGACTCAGGAATTTGAGGGATTTTTAATTAACTGGGGGCTATTGCATCAAGATACCTATATGTACGGTGTAGACCTATCGTATTTAAGGGATGGTCGAATTTCCTATCACCAAGATTATTTGCCAGTTGGGACAGTGATTCATTCTTGGTATTCACAAACTAATTTTCAAGCGAACCGTGATATTCCTAAATTACCTACATTAAAACGTGGCCTTGACTATTGTCTGAAGTTAAATATAGAAACTAACAAAGGACATGTTCCCTATCTTAGATTAACTTTCTTTAATCGCCGTAAAGAAGTCATTTCTTATAAAATTATCAAGGAAGACAGTGCTGACTTCTCCTTGCCAAAAGAGACTTTCTCCTATCAAATTGATTTGATTAATGCGGGTTGTCAAGACTTCATTTTTGACAGTATCTTACTTTATAAGAAGGATTCACACGAGTCTTTGTCTGATCCTTATATAGTTGTCAATGCATTGAAGAAAGACAGTTTAGCAGTAGCTTCAGAATTAATTGTTTTCTTATTAGAAAATCAAGATGGGCAATTAATGCCACAGTCCTTAAAACATTTTCAGCGATTGGGAAATACCTTAGTTGTCGGAGTATCCCAACTCAAGCATTTGGCTTATTTAACGGATAAGTTTGTGGATTTTGTAGCGCGAAGTATTTATAAAGAGGCTCCAGAGTTTTTAGATAAAGGTATCCAATTTATTGGAACAGGCCCTAAGTCTGATTGTGCTGCAATTCTTTTGGAACATGCTTTTGAAAAAGGAAAGGCCACTTGTAGCGCTTATCCTGACTTTGAAAAGGCATTGAAGATAGATATTGAAAACCTGTCTAATGATTTAGAACGCGTGAAAGAATTGCTTGAAGGTGAAAATAATTATAAGGTTAAGCATTTTATAAAGCCAAAACAAGAAGATGATAGCTTTGCTTTGGTTGAAGGTCTTTTACGACCTCATCGTTATTTAGCAAAATTGTCGGAAAAAAATTAA